From the genome of Brassica oleracea var. oleracea cultivar TO1000 chromosome C4, BOL, whole genome shotgun sequence:
ATGATTCTAAAAAAAAAAGTGCCAGCATGAAGAGTTAGAAAATATACGATAAAATATAGTACATAACGTTAAAAATACATTCTCACTGATCACTAAAAAATCATGTTAGTAGTAATAAAAATGAAATGACAACACATTTATTAAAACCATAGAACGGCACGCAACAATGTGTTATTACATATACAAACTACAAATTAAATATGCTCAACGCAAACACACATAAAAATGAGACATCATATTTGGATATATTTAAATACATAATTTTAAATATATTATATTCTTGATAACTTTAAAATTACTTAAAAAGAAACTAAATTATTAAAAAATTAATATACAAATAAAACTAAAGCAATATTTTGTAACGTCAAAATAATAAATGAATAAAAAAATATATTATATTAATAAATAGATTTTAGATTTTAAAGAATTCGAATTCATTTGATATTACAAAATTCAAAATTTGTTTATTACAATTAATATTTTACCATTAGATATATTAAAATAATATTCAAGATCGATATTCAATTGTCAGTTTTCAACTATTACATGTAAAAAAATATTATTAAGTACGCTTTTTTTTTGAAAATGGGTTTTTATATTTTACGTAGGTTATTGGAGTACTTTTTCTTTTCGTGAATTTATTCAAGATGAGATTCCGATATTTTAAACTATGATAATTTATGTTCTATACATATTTTTTTTTTACATAACTCTAAAATCTTGGACTTGATTGTTCATATTTTATTAGTTAATTGTGTTACATATAATAATATAATAGAAATACTTACTTCAAACTAAAAATATAAAAAAAATTTTAAAAATTAATTATATATAATTTAATATACAAAAATTCACATACAAATAAAAATGATAAATATAATAAATTTAAATATATTATCCGCGCGTAACGCGGAGAAAGGATGCAGTTAGGGCTGGGTTGCGGGTCAAACCCGCCCCGCTGACCCGCCAACCCGCGGGGTACAAAGTTTTTTTTTGTTAAAAAATCCCAACCCGCGAACAAATAAATTTGTACCCGCACCCGTCCCGCTTAATTTTGCGGATAACCCGCGGGACCCGCAGATTATATTTTTATTTTAAAAAATATTTATTTAATTTAATTTTTGTAAAATATAATATAAATAATATATTTATAATTAAAATTTTAAATATTTTAAAATATTTTGATTATTATTTTTTAAAATTCCCATATTTTCTTTACAAAATATACATTTTTACAAAAAAAAATGTAAAAAAAAAAATTGCGGGTTGGCGGGTACCCGCGTTTATATTTTTTTAAAAAAATGTAAAAAAAAAAAACAATTGCGGGTTGGCGGGTACCCGCGTTTCAAAATCCACCAACCCGCACCCGCCCCGCATAAAATGCTCATAACCCGCACCCGCACCCGCAAATCGATTTTTCTAAATTGTTCGACCCGCACCCGCCCCGCGGCGGGTCAAACGGCCGGGCCCCGCAGGGAAAAACTCATATTCCCAGGCCTAGATGCAGTATAGATTTAATGATACCACAATCTTTTCAATAGTGAACGTTCAGTCTGTTTCTTAAACTTAAAAAAAAAAAAATTCTTTTCGTTGAGAATTGTTCATAATTCTACATTTATCATAGAAAATAGTAGATCGTGACGTTAGCTTAGAAAGAAGATAAAAAAGTGGCATTATCCGAACATGTTATAGAACATGGGTTTGATCAGAACCTCTAACACCATTTTTCAGGAAGCTTCGTGTTTGGTTTCATATACAGAGAATTCTGAGTGTAAAGATACATTCCCCTCATGCTATATATAATGTAAAACTAAAACTAATGGCCTCACCTTCTTTGGTTAACCCCATTTAATTAATTTGTTTGTAATACAATTATACAACGTAATTAGTGTTATATTTTAACAGGTAGAGAACATCGAACTTAAAAATATACTTTCCGCAACTAGCGTAGTATTGGTGAACCTAATTATATGGGCAATTAAGACATTACTACACATAAAACAAATAGAAAGAAACATTTCCATACAGAAGAACAATAATTCTTTTTCTGAATCATGTCGGATATAGCTTTAAACGTTGGAGATAAGCTGTGCTCAATGCAATAAACTAATAAAAAAATACGAGCAGCCTTATTCCTAGCACATGCACATATATACACTTCTTAGTCCAAGACATGCACAGCAACAGCTCTCTAAGACACAAACCTTCCTTTTCTCTCTCTCTCTCTCTCTCTCTCTCTCTCTCTCTCTCTCTCTCTCACATCAATATTAGGGTTCTTGAGTTCTTGATGGAGAAGGAAGAATGCAGCAGTAGTGAATCCGGTTGGACGACTTATATTTCGTCGCCGATTAAAGTAGATGAAAATGACGTTGTGGATGAGGGGTATTATGAAGGGTATAACATTTATAACTACTATAGAAAAGGAGAAAATGAAGAAGAGAAGAATAAAGATAGCGATGATTCAATGGCCTCGGATGCTTCGTCTGGGCCAAGTTATCAGCGCTATCACCAAAAGAACAACAAAAGTGGACGAAGAGAGGCGTGCAATTTGAAGAACGGGAAAAGTGAAGGTAATAGTAAGAGTAATAATGATCATAAAAAAACTGGTAGTTCATACAAGAAAAAAGAGAAGAAAACGAAAGAAGATAAGACCTATAGAATGAAGTGACTAATCTTTGTATATTATTGTTTTAATATATGTAACTTACTGTTTGTATACATTATTATTATTTTTTTTNNNNNNNNNNNNNNNNNNNNNNNNNNNNNNNNNNNNNNNNNNNNNNNNNNNNNNNNNNNNNNNNNNNNNNNNNNNNNNNNNNNNNNNNNNNNNNNNNNNNNNNNNNNNNNNNNNNNNNNNNNNNNNNNNNNNNNNNNNNNNNNNNNNNNNNNNNNNNNNNNNNNNNNNNNNNNNNNNNNNNNNNNNNNNNNNNNNNNNNNNNNNNNNNNNNNNNNNNNNNNNNNNNNNNNNNNNNNNNNNNNNNNNNNNNNNNNNNNNNNNNNNNNNNNNNNNNNNNNNNNNNNNNNNNNNNNNNNNNNNNNNNNNNNNNNNNNNNNNNNNNNNNNNNNNNNNNNNNNNNNNNNNNNNNNNNNNNNNNNNNNNNNNNNNNNNNNNNNNNNNNNNNNNNNNNNNNNNNNNNNNNNNNNNNNNNNNNNNNNNNNNNNNNNNNNNNNNNNNNNNNNNNNNNNNNNNNNNNNNNNNNNNNNNNNNNNNNNNNNNNNNNNNNNNNNNNNNNNNNNNNNNNNNNNNNNNNNNNNNNNNNNNNNNNNNNNNNNNNNNNNNNNNNNNNNNNNNNNNNNNNNNNNNNNNNNNNNNNNNNNNNNNNNNNNNNNNNNNNNNNNNNNNNNNNNNNNNNNNNNNNNNNNNNNNNNNNNNNNNNNNNNNNNNNNNNNNNNNNNNNNNNNNNNNNNNNNNNNNNNNNNNNNNNNNNNNNNNNNNNNNNNNNNNNNNNNNNNNNNNNNNNNNNNNNNNNNNNNNNNNNNNNNNNNNNNNNNNNNNNNNNNNNNNNNNNNNNNNNNNNNNNNNNNNNNNNNNNNNNNNNNNNNNNNNNNNNNNNNNNNNNNNNNNNNNNNNNNNNNNNNNNNNNNNNNNNNNNNNNNNNNNNNNNNNNNNNNNNNNNNNNNNNNNNNNNNNNNNNNNNNNNNNNNNNNNNNNNNNNNNNNNNNNNNNNNNNNNNNNNNNNNNNNNNNNNNNNNNNNNNNNNNNNNNNNNNNNNNNNNNNNNNNNNNNNNNNNNNNNNNNNNNNNNNNNNNNNNNNNNNNNNNNNNNNNNNNNNNNNNNNNNNNNNNNNNNNNNNNNNNNNNNNNNNNNNNNNNNNNNNNNNNNNNNNNNNNNNNNNNNNNNNNNNNNNNNNNNNNNNNNNNNNNNNNNNNNNNNNNNNNNNNNNNNNNNNNNNNNNNNNNNNNNNNNNNNNNNNNNNNNNNNNNNNNNNNNNNNNNNNNNNNNNNNNNNNNNNNNNNNNNNNNNNNNNNNNNNNNNNNNNNNNNNNNNNNNNNNNNNNNNNNNNNNNNNNNNNNNNNNNNNNNNNNNNNNNNNNNNNNNNNNNNNNNNNNNNNNNNNNNNNNNNNNNNNNNNNNNNNNNNNNNNNNNNNNNNNNNNNNNNNNNNNNNNNNNNNNNNNNNNNNNNNNNNNNNNNNNNNNNNNNNNNNNNNNNNNNNNNNNNNNNNNNNNNNNNNNNNNNNNNNNNNNNNNNNNNNNNNNNNNNNNNNNNNNNNNNNNNNNNNNNNNNNNNNNNNNNNNNNNNNNNNNNNNNNNNNNNNNNNNNNNNNNNNNNNNNNNNNNNNNNNNNNNNNNNNNNNNNNNNNNNNNNNNNNNNNNNNNNNNNNNNNNNNNNNNNNNNNNNNNNNNNNNNNNNNNNNNNNNNNNNNNNNNNNNNNNNNNNNNNNNNNNNNNNNNNNNNNNNNNNNNNNNNNNNNNNNNNNNNNNNNNNNNNNNNNNNNNNNNNNNNNNNNNNNNNNNNNNNNNNNNNNNNNNNNNNNNNNNNNNNNNNNNNNNNNNNNNNNNNNNNNNNNNNNNNNNNNNNNNNNNNNNNNNNNNNNNNNNNNNNNNNNNNNNNNNNNNNNNNNNNNNNNNNNNNNNNNNNNNNNNNNNNNNNNNNNNNNNNNNNNNNNNNNNNNNNNNNNNNNNNNNNNNNNNNNNNNNNNNNNNNNNNNNNNNNNNNNNNNNNNNNNNNNNNNNNNNNNNNNNNNNNNNNNNNNNNNNNNNNNNNNNNNNNNNNNNNNNNNNNNNNNNNNNNNNNNNNNNNNNNNNNNNNNNNNNNNNNNNNNNNNNNNNNNNNNNNNNNNNNNNNNNNNNNNNNNNNNNNNNNNNNNNNNNNNNNNNNNNNNNNNNNNNNNNNNNNNNNNNNNNNNNNNNNNNNNNNNNNNNNNNNNNNNNNNNNNNNNNNNNNNNNNNNNNNNNNNNNNNNNNNNNNNNNNNNNNNNNNNNNNNNNNNNNNNNNNNNNNNNNNNNNNNNNNNNNNNNNNNNNNNNNNNNNNNNNNNNNNNNNNNNNNNNNNNNNNNNNNNNNNNNNNNNNNNNNNNNNNNNNNNNNNNNNNNNNNNNNNNNNNNNNNNNNNNNNNNNNNNNNNNNNNNNNNNNNNNNNNNNNNNNNNNNNNNNNNNNNNNNNTACTTTATTTTATTCTGGAAGTGTTTTGATTGATGTGTATAATTTTGTTTTCCATAGTAGTCACTTGTCCTTAAATTTGTGAATCGATATTTCTGAGAGAGAGAAACTATGTAATGATTGTGATGACTGATGATGATGTCTAATAAAAATGTTGTCGTGAATTATGTATATTTTCGGAAACAAGTTTCAATTATTTGTTGTCATATATATTGAGGCTCTCTGTGTTTTGGCCAAAACTCTCTGAAAACCATAAGATGTGAATAGTCTGGGTGTAAAGAGAATGGATCCATCGCAACACATGCCACCAACATGGAAATTCTTCCACACAAACTTAATATTTAATATTTATTAATAAAATATTTCACAGATTAAAGCTAAAAATAATGTGGTTAAGTTTGTCATGATACAATAGATTATACTATTCTTCACCAATCATTATTTTGTAAAGATCCAATGTTCAGAATAATTTGTTACATCCGGATTTTAAAAGAACTTCCTTTCCTCGATTTTTTATACTTTTAATAATTCACATGCATCTAATTATTGTTTTATCTTATATTACATAAAAGTAAATCAAATTTACATCAAAGCTCCTTAAGACAAAATTTTCTGTTCTTCCTTCCCGAACTTTGTTCGATGCTTTAGTTTCGTGGGTAATATCTTCAACGTGTAGCACCAAACTAAAGGTTATTCGATTTTCCAAGTACCAGTCTATGACATTGTGCAACCGAAATAAAGAAATTACAAATTTTGTTATTTATTTTAAAAATTGGCATATCAAATCATCCAGCACGCATAACAAGTGTCTTGCAAACTAACCGAAATTTTTGCTCAAGAGTTATTTATTAACATGACTTCCATTCATTCGAAGGTAAGACATTTATAAAATACTAAGCGACTCTTCTAGGCTTATTCACATGTATAAAAGTTATAAATAATCAATGATTAATGTTTTTTTCTACCAATGTTGAGTTGGCCTAGTGATCAGACCCCATAGTTGGCGATAGTGTAGAGACCTTAGAGCAACATTATCACCGGGACAAAATTTTGGTCTCTTAGCATTTTCTATTAATATTTGAAGACTAAGAGACAATGCTAAAGTACAATAGGAAATGTATATATTATTGGTAGATACTTTTGTTGTCTCTTAGTAAATAAACAAGGCAAGAACAGAGATCTATTGAAGCAAAACTCAAAAAGAGATATCATCAAAGATCAAAGCTTTATGGACAAACAATCAAACCCAGAAACTTAAATTCCATTAAAACTGAAAACCCAATTCAATCAAGCGTGGTAAGAAGAGTCATCAGAGTTAATCGTAATTGGAAGAAGCAGGACAAGACTTATCACCACCGTTAAGCCACCAACCATCGTCTCTGCCAATGCAGTTTCCGTAATCATTATTGCCGCCGATATCTCCAGAAGGAAAGCAGATTCTAGCTCCTAGCTATTGATTAGTAAAGCTCTCATTAGCAGTGGCGACTAATCGTGGGAACTGGGAAAGGGAGGGAAGCGGTGGTGGTAGGAGTGATTGCGGTGGGAGAAGTACCGTCCAATTTTCTTTCAAGAGAAGAAGAGACACGTGTTCATAAGGAACGTTTGTTATTGTCCTTAATTAAGGAACGTTTCATCTAATAATAGGCAATTTTCTTTTTCTTTAAATCCTAATAATACTAAGAAACAGCTTTAAGAAACGGCGATATTGATGCTCTTATTCTCCAAAGAAGAGCTATATTATATTGTCTCGGTTTGCCTCTAAGGAGAGTACCGATTTACGTTGGGATATGTCTATTCTCCAAAGAAGAGCTATATTATATTGTCTCGGTTTGCCTCTAAGGAGAGTACCGATTTACGTTGGGATATGTCTATTCTCCAAAGAAGAGCTATATTATATTGTCTCGGTTTGCCTCTAAGGAGAGTACCGATTTACGTTGGGATATGTCTATTCTCCAAAGAAGAGCTATATTATATTGTCTCGGTTTGCCTCTAAGGAGAGTACCGATTTACGTTGGGATATGTCTATTCTCCAAAGAAGAGCTATATTATATTGTCTCGGTTTGCCTCTAAGGAGAGTACCGATTTTGTCTATAATTTTTTAGTCCCAAAAATTTAATTATTTTGGAAAAAGAATAATTTTTTTTTACTCAAATCTGTTAATATTTTGTAAAGAAAAAATCTAAAATTATTTTTTTTAAATAAATAAAATCACATATATTTATAACAATAGTTTATTATTATTTTTAAACGACTATTTTGTATAGTAATTTAGTTGTTAGAATAATGATATTGATTAATGAGTATACTTATATAACTGGCTTTAGAAAAATTAACTTAAGTGCTATTCGTAAGAAGCAAGTATATTAAATATTTTAAAAGATTTTTCGTTTTTCTGTTTCTAAAAAATATTATATAATAAAAATTACTAACTAAAAATTTATAGGATTTCTACGTCATAAAAAGTTTATTCATTAATTATATCTACGTAACTGACCATTATAATAATTAAAACTGAACTATAGAAATATAATGGTACAAAGTGTTAACAATATATTATATACATTTTAAAGGATTGATGTCATATTTATTGACAAACTTTGATATATTTTCAACAAATCTAAAAGCCTTAATATCAAACATGAGTTTATGATATTTATCTTTATAAATATTCATTTGATTTTAAAATTGGATTTTAGTGAAAAAAACATTTAATAAATGTTGCTCTATATACAGCCACTTATAGTCATTTTTAGTCAACTTTACTTCAAGAATAAAATCAATTTTCAGAAATATAGTTTAATAATTTTATTATTTTATGAGCCATTGGATACAAAACAATGAACTGAGTAAAGGTTCTTTTCCCTCTGATTGTATCTTAGGGGATGTTATTCAATAGTAGATTTAAATTTAAGTCTATAGATTTCAGGGGAACTCCTTGACTAGCACACGAAGTTGTGTTATGACCAGCCCTACTGCAGTGTGAGCAATGCATTATTCGTGAGTGCCTTGTAACCAATTTGTCTTTAATTAGAGATTCATTGATACCCTTGATTCTTTTTCTGAGGCTTTTTCTTCTTACCTTTTGATATATTTCTCTCTTGGTGGGGCTTCTAGAGATGATTTACCGGTTGCCTTCCAGAACTTAATTCCTCTAACAGGTTTCAACGTCTCTGAATATTGCTTCCGCCAAGTCTCTGTCAAATACCAGTTAGAAACCAAATTTTCTATCTTGTAATTATTCCTATTATGCACAACATGGAGTGCATGTTGACAAGGATTCCCAGTTAAATTCCAACTTATACAGATACACGTCTTTGCTTTCATATTAACGGAGTAAGAGATCCCACCCTCAGTCACATCAAATTCACCAGTAGATCCAGGGTAAATTTGACAATCTTTCCTATACTTTGTTTGTTAAGGAATGACCTTACCAACTTTTTACTGAACTTTCTCTTATGGTTGGTAGACTTAACTTTCCTAAGACCGAAACGGACCATCGCTTACCTCCTCATGGTTTCTAACATCTCAACTAATGACGTTGACCTTGATTTCTCTAGAATACGATTTTAAGACTCAGATTTGTTATTGATATCATTCAAATTACCCAAGGAGTGGTTTTTACTCTCTTAAATAAGAGGTTCATTCGTAGTACTTAAGGATTAAATCCACAAGGAGCTAGGAGACACAATAGATCCTAATCAGTTTATGATTAAGCTAGACAAACAAAGTAAATCAATAAACAACAAAGGCGAACAAGGTAGTTGTTCAGTTGATTGATTGGTTGATGTTGTAAACAGTTATTAGAAAGCAGATAGATCTAGGGTTTCAGGTAATCAAGATTATAATGATATAGAATCTTAGGTTGTCAATCCTAGAACTCGAATTCTAATGAAAAAGTATTTCAGCTTCCGCATGTGAATCAATCATATTGACTAAGTTCAATATCTTAGCTTCCACTTGTTGATACGGATCGAACGTAGATTGATGCTATGAGATTAGCGTCGATCGATGTTTCCTTAGGCAAGCTTTAGCGAGTTGATCGATAGGTTCACTAGTCTTAACTAAATCGGCTATCGCTTGTTTCTAGCAATCCTAGCTCAAGAGAATCTATTTTAGTGCGGAACCTACTGTCGTAGTTGTTCACAATTCTAAAATCAGGGTTCTAGTTAGCTACTCTAGAACACAAGCATTACAAACAATTCCTTGAAGGATGTCTATCACCTTAGCAGTTCTATAGTTTGGGCTAATCCCTCGTAACCTTACTTAAACCCTAAATCTAACATGTGAATTTCAAGCAAGACATGAAATAAATCTGAATATAAACCATATAATAGAATAGAGTAGAAAAATTGAAGTTCCGATACAAAGCTCTGAAGCAGGCTTGGATCTTCTCTCCACACTACTTAAAATCCTAAATATGTTTGCTGTGAAAATATGAAAGTATGAAAAGCGTGTGTTGCCTAAAACAATGGTAGAGCACGTAAATATTAGGTTAAAGTCGGCCAGGGGTATTTCTGTAATTGCTGCGAAACTTGGGCTATAAGTCGGCTGGGAACCAAGTCGGGCCATGCGCGCTTCCCTGTCGATCGACGACACAGGGTGTTTGCCGATCGACGTTTGACTCTGAATGTCTGACTCTAGACTGGTTCGATGGACAGTTACGAATTTCTTCTAACTTTATCTCCAAAATGCTCCAAAATCATCACATTGCTCCAAAACACTCATGAAATCTGTAAATACTCTAAAAAGACTAAAACATAATAAATAGCTCGTAAAACACTTATATACAATAGCTAAAAACTGGTAAAATCCATGGTATATCAATAATTTACGAGTACATGACATACTGAAGAATGCGCGACTACACGTTTTAGGCCTCATAACCATCAATGCCACATATACTTCATTGTCGTACTCCTTCAAAGAGTTATCTTTATAATCAGGCTCGTTGAAACTCTCACTATCTTTCAAAACAACTTCTTCATCAGAGGACTCTTGGGAAAAATCTTCTTCAAATTTCCATAAATGTGTCTAGCATACATTCTATGCTTCACTTTGTGCAATTCTTGATCCACATCAATTAGTAATCCTTGAATTACCAACGTTCCAAGTGAGAAATATAAGCAAATTGAAACTGAGAATTAATTTGATTTTGCAAGACGAACTTACTTTTTGACTACCAAAATTAAGTGTGAACCATCACTATTTCCAAGGTTCAAATCCATCTTCAGTTTCTGGAAGAACCACACCTAACTCTCAGTGTTCTCTACATGAACAAAAGCCCAAGCACGAGGGTAAATATGGTTGTTTCCATCCTTCCCCATGGCTGGTAGAAGTTGTCCTTTTTTTTTGTCGTTGATTTGAGGAGAAAAATCGTCAATACCAAAACACTGGTCGACAGTGCTTTCCATGTCAAGATCATCTGCTCCTATTACGGTCCTCAGCTTGGTTGTTGCACCTTCATTGGTCCTACACCATTATAGAAAAAATTAGTTGGTATGAAATACATATGGAATTTGAAAGGAATGTTAGATAACTTGATATCTTGCATATTTCCATTGTCTTATCCATTCACCCATGTGCATTTTGATCATATAGACTAGGATTTAGCCATGTTTAGGTTGCATTTTGCATACATGAGTCCTTATCAGGTATTGGAGTACCACATGGAGTTCTTGGAGACATTTGGGTGCATTTGGAGCTCAAAAGAGGTGATAAAGGTGATCATTGGACGAGCAGTGCCTGGGAGCGACCTCACCGGAGCGACACCGTGAAGTCGCTGTGACACCGTGAAGTCGCTGTGACACCCTTTCAGAGCGACTTGGCCAGAACGACACCTCGATGTCGCTCGCGTCTCCATCACCCGGAGCGACGTGACCGGAGCGACACAGCGAGGTCGCTCGCGAAGAGCGACCCGGAGCGACACAGCAAGGTCGCTCGCGAAGAGCGACCCGGAGCGACACAACGAGGTCGCTCGTGAAGAGCGACCCGGAGCGACACAGCGAGGTCGCTTGCGAAGAGCGACCCGGAGCGACGTCTCGCAGCGACCCCTCCAGGTCGCTCCCGAAGCCTGG
Proteins encoded in this window:
- the LOC106340865 gene encoding uncharacterized protein LOC106340865; this translates as MHSNSSLRHKPSFSLSLSLSLSLSLSLSHINIRVLEFLMEKEECSSSESGWTTYISSPIKVDENDVVDEGYYEGYNIYNYYRKGENEEEKNKDSDDSMASDASSGPSYQRYHQKNNKSGRREACNLKNGKSEGNSKSNNDHKKTGSSYKKKEKKTKEDKTYRMK